In a genomic window of Urocitellus parryii isolate mUroPar1 chromosome 11, mUroPar1.hap1, whole genome shotgun sequence:
- the LOC144249173 gene encoding T-cell surface glycoprotein CD1a-like has protein sequence MLFLLLPLLTALFPGGDSEGGFEEPVSYHLIQISSFYNYSWKHLGSGWLGELETHRWNSSSGTIIFLYPWSRGNFSNKELMDLEKFFHTYFTNHQEFYISLLMFKGEFNSFDLQVTLGCELHSGKAFVGFVQVAIQGFEFLSFQNETFLPSPKGGKKAQQACLLLNLSPAFQHTIHKLISDTCPRFTLGLLDAGKAHLQRQVKPEAWLSSGPSPGPGRLLLVCHVSGFYPKPVWVMWMQGEQEQLGTQRGDILPSADGTWYLRATLDVAAGEAAGLACRVKHSSLGGQDLVLHWAPPRSLGLVLLAVIVALALLTGLGFWLREHW, from the exons ATGCTGTTTCTGCTACTCCCCTTGCTCACTGCTCTCTTCCCAGGAGGGGACAGTGAAGGTG GGTTTGAGGAGCCTGTCTCCTACCATCTCATCCAGATATCATCCTTTTACAACTATTCCTGGAAACATCTGGGCTCAGGCTGGTTGGGGGAGCTGGAGACACACAGATGGAACAGCAGCTCGGGTACCATCATTTTCCTGTATCCCTGGTCCAGGGGCAACTTCAGTAACAAGGAGTTGATGGATCTGGAAAAGTTTTTCCACACATACTTCACTAACCATCAGGAATTTTACATTTCTCTATTAATGTTTAAAGGTGAGTTTA ATTCCTTTGATCTACAGGTTACACTAGGCTGTGAACTGCATTCTGGGAAGGCCTTTGTAGGCTTCGTGCAGGTAGCCATCCAAGGATTTGAGTTCCTGAGCTTTCAGAATGAAACATTCTTACCATCCCCAAAGGGTGGGAAAAAAGCCCAGCAAGCCTGCCTACTACTCAATCTCAGCCCAGCCTTCCAACATACCATACATAAGCTCATCAGTGACACCTGCCCACGTTTCACCTTGGGTCTCCTTGATGCAGGGAAGGCTCATCTCCAGCGACAAG TGAAGCCTGAGGCCTGGCTGTCCAGTGGTCCCAGTCCTGGGCCTGGCCGTCTCCTGCTGGTGTGCCATGTGTCTGGATTCTACCCAAAGCCCGTGTGGGTGATGTGGATGCAAGGTGAACAGGAGCAGCTGGGCACTCAGAGAGGTGACATCCTGCCCAGTGCAGATGGGACGTGGTATCTCAGAGCAACCCTGGATGTGGCAGCTGGGGAGGCGGCTGGCCTGGCCTGCAGGGTGAAGCACAGCAGCCTAGGAGGGCAGGACCTCGTCCTCCACTGGG CACCTCCTAGATCCCTGGGCTTGGTCCTCTTGGCAGTGATAGTGGCCCTGGCTCTTCTGACAGGTCTTGGATTTTGGCTTAGGGAACACTGGTGA